A single window of Nicotiana tomentosiformis chromosome 1, ASM39032v3, whole genome shotgun sequence DNA harbors:
- the LOC104109669 gene encoding small ubiquitin-related modifier 1-like produces the protein MSASGGGSGGAGEEEKKPNDQAVHINLKVKGQDGHEVFFRIKRNTQLRKLMNAYCDRQSVDMNSIAFLFDGRRLKGEQTPDELEMEEGDEIDAMLHQTGGNDAGCC, from the exons ATGTCGGCTAGCGGCGGCGGTAGTGGTGGCGCAGGAGAGGAAGAGAAGAAGCCTAACGATCAGGCGGTTCATATCAATCTGAAGGTTAAGGGTCAG GATGGACATGAAGTGTTTTTCAGGATCAAGCGTAACACACAGTTGCGCAAGCTCATGAATGCTTACTGTGACCGTCAGTCAGTAGACATGAACTCGATTGCGTTCTTATTTGATGGCCGCAGGCTTAAGGGAGAGCAAACTCCTGATGAG CTGGAGATGGAGGAGGGTGATGAAATCGATGCAATGCTACATCAAACTGGAGGCAATGATGCTGGATGCTGCTAA
- the LOC104109668 gene encoding E3 ubiquitin-protein ligase BRE1, translated as MESAAGGSGNSSSLRTLMFNDKIDTPNLGDFLRVKENNNNITAGLTLGAVLSNKPECSSSSSPVHSSNRTLLDIIQEDPNSSRKTRKTWKHFRSKLRLKRAANTWTSNISIQQGNSNPIIMSRRLSPRSPPPLDAVAYPEDLPVENFGQREVSASGSQRILRRNSSRNETAEEEESEGENAGGEEPVRMSLMALLAENDGDGSAYMIGDGDEEDDDDEEEVDDNGVSVAGAGVGAGGEYNNCCVCMVRHKGAAFIPCGHTFCRLCCRELWVQRGNCPLCNNFILEVLDIF; from the coding sequence atggAAAGCGCCGCTGGTGGCAGCGGCAACAGTAGTAGCCTAAGAACATTGATGTTCAATGATAAAATCGATACTCCTAACCTCGGAGATTTCCTCAGAGtcaaagaaaacaacaataatattacAGCAGGTCTTACGCTAGGCGCTGTGTTGAGCAACAAACCAgaatgttcttcttcttcttcccctgTCCATTCCTCCAACAGAACTCTTCTTGATATCATTCAAGAGGATCCCAACAGTAGCAGAAAAACTCGAAAAACTTGGAAACATTTCAGGAGCAAACTCCGTCTTAAACGTGCTGCCAACACCTGGACTTCTAATATTTCCATTCAACAGGGTAATAGCAATCCGATAATAATGTCTCGTCGGTTGTCCCCTCGGTCACCTCCTCCCCTCGACGCTGTTGCTTACCCAGAGGACCTGCCCGTTGAAAATTTCGGTCAGCGGGAGGTTTCTGCATCTGGGTCACAGAGAATATTGCGAAGAAATTCGAGCAGAAATGAAACTGCAGAAGAGGAAGAAAGTGAAGGGGAAAATGCCGGAGGAGAAGAACCGGTGAGGATGTCATTAATGGCGTTGTTAGCAGAGAATGATGGAGATGGGTCAGCGTATATGATAGGAGATGGAGATGAAGAAGATGACGATGATGAGGAAGAGGTTGATGATAATGGAGTTTCCGTCGCCGGCGCCGGTGTCGGTGCCGGCGGAGAATATAACAATTGTTGTGTGTGTATGGTAAGACATAAGGGTGCTGCGTTTATACCATGTGGACATACATTTTGCAGGTTGTGTTGTAGGGAGCTCTGGGTTCAAAGGGGTAATTGTCCTCTCTGCAACAATTTCATTTTGGAAGTTCTCGACATTTTCTGA